Proteins encoded within one genomic window of Macaca fascicularis isolate 582-1 chromosome 16, T2T-MFA8v1.1:
- the VEZF1 gene encoding vascular endothelial zinc finger 1 isoform X3 — MAAHEASHHQQQAAQNSLLPLLSSAVEPPDQKPLLPIPITQKPQGAPETLKDAIGIKKEKPKTSFVCTYCSKAFRDSYHLRRHESCHTGIKLVSRPKKTPTTVVPLISTIAGDSSRTSLVSTIAGILSTVTTSSSGTNPSSSASTTAMPVTQSVKKPSKPVKKNHACEMCGKAFRDVYHLNRHKLSHSDEKPFECPICNQRFKRKDRMTYHVRSHEGGITKPYTCSVCGKGFSRPDHLSCHVKHVHSTERPFKCQFSSLMQTCTAAFATKDRLRTHMVRHEGKVSCNICGKLLSAAYITSHLKTHGQSQSINCNTCKQGISKTCMSEETSNQKQQQQQQQQQQQQQQQQHVTSWPGKQVETLRLWEEAVKARKKEAANLCQTSTAATTPVTLTTPFNITSSVSSGTMSNPVTVAAAMSMRSPVNVSSAVNITSPMNIGHPVTITSPLSMTSPLTLTTPVNLPTPVTAPVNIAHPVTITSPMNLPTPMTLAAPLNIAMRPVESMPFLPQALPTSPPW; from the exons ATGGCA GCCCATGAAGCTTCCCATCACCAACAGCAGGCAGCACAGAACAGTTTGCTGCCCCTCCTGAGCTCTGCTGTGGAGCCCCCTGATCAGAAACCCTTGCTTCCAATACCAATAACTCAGAAACCTCAGGGTGCACCAGAAACATTAAAGGATGCCATtgggattaaaaaagaaaaacccaaaacttCATTTGTGTGCACTTACTGCAGTAAAGCTTTCAGGGACAGCTATCACCTGAGGCGCCACGAATCCTGCCACACAGGGATCAAGTTGGTGTCCCGGCCAAAGAAAACCCCCACCACGGTGGTTCCCCTTATTTCTACCATCGCTGGGGACAGCAGCCGAACTTCGTTGGTCTCGACCATTGCAGGCATCTTGTCAACAGTCACTACATCTTCCTCGGGCACCAACCCCAGTAGCAGTGCCAGCACCACAGCTATGCCGGTGACCCAATCTGTCAAGAAACCCAGTAAGCCTGTCAAGAAGAACCATGCTTGTGAGATGTGTGGGAAGGCCTTCCGAGATGTGTACCATCTCAATCGGCACAAGCTCTCCCATTCAGATGAGAAGCCCTTCGAGTGTCCTATTTGTAATCAGCGCTTCAAGAGGAAGGACCGGATGACTTACCATGTGAGGTCTCATGAAGGAGGCATCACCAAACCCTATACTTGCAGTGTTTGTGGGAAAGGCTTCTCAAG GCCTGACCACTTAAGCTGTCACGTAAAACATGTCCATTCAACAGAAAGACCCTTCAAATGCCAA ttttcctccCTCATGCAGACATGCACTGCTGCCTTTGCCACCAAAGACAGACTGCGGACACACATGGTGCGCCACGAAGGCAAGGTATCATGTAACATCTGTGGGAAGCTCCTGAGTGCAGCATACATCACCAGCCACTTAAAGACTCATGGGCAGAGCCAAAGTATCAACTGTAATACATGTAAACAAGGCATCAGTAAAA CATGCATGAGTGAAGAGACCAGTAaccaaaagcagcagcagcagcagcagcagcagcaacaacaacaacaacaacaacaacatgtgACAAGCTGGCCAGGAAAGCAGGTAGAAACACTGAGACTGTGGGAAGAAGCTGTTAAAGCAAGGAAGAAAG AAGCTGCTAACCTGTGCCAAACCTCGACGGCTGCTACGACACCTGTGACTCTCACTACTCCATTCAATATAACATCCTCTGTGTCGTCTGGAACTATGTCAAACCCAGTCACAGTGGCAGCTGCAATGAGCATGAGAAGTCCAGTAAATGTTTCAAGTGCAGTTAACATAACCAGCCCAATGAACATAGGGCATCCTGTAACTATAACCAGTCCATTATCCATGACCTCTCCTTTAACACTCACTACCCCAGTCAACCTCCCCACTCCCGTCACTGCCCCAGTGAATATAGCACACCCTGTCACCATCACATCTCCAATGAATCTGCCCACGCCTATGACATTAGCTGCCCCTCTCAATATAGCAATGAGACCTGTAGAGAGCATGCCTTTCTTGCCCCAAGCTTTGCCTACATCACCGCCTTGGTAA
- the VEZF1 gene encoding vascular endothelial zinc finger 1 isoform X4, giving the protein MAAHEASHHQQQAAQNSLLPLLSSAVEPPDQKPLLPIPITQKPQGAPETLKDAIGIKKEKPKTSFVCTYCSKAFRDSYHLRRHESCHTGIKLVSRPKKTPTTVVPLISTIAGDSSRTSLVSTIAGILSTVTTSSSGTNPSSSASTTAMPVTQSVKKPSKPVKKNHACEMCGKAFRDVYHLNRHKLSHSDEKPFECPICNQRFKRKDRMTYHVRSHEGGITKPYTCSVCGKGFSRPDHLSCHVKHVHSTERPFKCQTCTAAFATKDRLRTHMVRHEGKVSCNICGKLLSAAYITSHLKTHGQSQSINCNTCKQGISKTCMSEETSNQKQQQQQQQQQQQQQQQQHVTSWPGKQVETLRLWEEAVKARKKEAANLCQTSTAATTPVTLTTPFNITSSVSSGTMSNPVTVAAAMSMRSPVNVSSAVNITSPMNIGHPVTITSPLSMTSPLTLTTPVNLPTPVTAPVNIAHPVTITSPMNLPTPMTLAAPLNIAMRPVESMPFLPQALPTSPPW; this is encoded by the exons ATGGCA GCCCATGAAGCTTCCCATCACCAACAGCAGGCAGCACAGAACAGTTTGCTGCCCCTCCTGAGCTCTGCTGTGGAGCCCCCTGATCAGAAACCCTTGCTTCCAATACCAATAACTCAGAAACCTCAGGGTGCACCAGAAACATTAAAGGATGCCATtgggattaaaaaagaaaaacccaaaacttCATTTGTGTGCACTTACTGCAGTAAAGCTTTCAGGGACAGCTATCACCTGAGGCGCCACGAATCCTGCCACACAGGGATCAAGTTGGTGTCCCGGCCAAAGAAAACCCCCACCACGGTGGTTCCCCTTATTTCTACCATCGCTGGGGACAGCAGCCGAACTTCGTTGGTCTCGACCATTGCAGGCATCTTGTCAACAGTCACTACATCTTCCTCGGGCACCAACCCCAGTAGCAGTGCCAGCACCACAGCTATGCCGGTGACCCAATCTGTCAAGAAACCCAGTAAGCCTGTCAAGAAGAACCATGCTTGTGAGATGTGTGGGAAGGCCTTCCGAGATGTGTACCATCTCAATCGGCACAAGCTCTCCCATTCAGATGAGAAGCCCTTCGAGTGTCCTATTTGTAATCAGCGCTTCAAGAGGAAGGACCGGATGACTTACCATGTGAGGTCTCATGAAGGAGGCATCACCAAACCCTATACTTGCAGTGTTTGTGGGAAAGGCTTCTCAAG GCCTGACCACTTAAGCTGTCACGTAAAACATGTCCATTCAACAGAAAGACCCTTCAAATGCCAA ACATGCACTGCTGCCTTTGCCACCAAAGACAGACTGCGGACACACATGGTGCGCCACGAAGGCAAGGTATCATGTAACATCTGTGGGAAGCTCCTGAGTGCAGCATACATCACCAGCCACTTAAAGACTCATGGGCAGAGCCAAAGTATCAACTGTAATACATGTAAACAAGGCATCAGTAAAA CATGCATGAGTGAAGAGACCAGTAaccaaaagcagcagcagcagcagcagcagcagcaacaacaacaacaacaacaacaacatgtgACAAGCTGGCCAGGAAAGCAGGTAGAAACACTGAGACTGTGGGAAGAAGCTGTTAAAGCAAGGAAGAAAG AAGCTGCTAACCTGTGCCAAACCTCGACGGCTGCTACGACACCTGTGACTCTCACTACTCCATTCAATATAACATCCTCTGTGTCGTCTGGAACTATGTCAAACCCAGTCACAGTGGCAGCTGCAATGAGCATGAGAAGTCCAGTAAATGTTTCAAGTGCAGTTAACATAACCAGCCCAATGAACATAGGGCATCCTGTAACTATAACCAGTCCATTATCCATGACCTCTCCTTTAACACTCACTACCCCAGTCAACCTCCCCACTCCCGTCACTGCCCCAGTGAATATAGCACACCCTGTCACCATCACATCTCCAATGAATCTGCCCACGCCTATGACATTAGCTGCCCCTCTCAATATAGCAATGAGACCTGTAGAGAGCATGCCTTTCTTGCCCCAAGCTTTGCCTACATCACCGCCTTGGTAA
- the VEZF1 gene encoding vascular endothelial zinc finger 1 isoform X2 has protein sequence MEANWTAFLFQAHEASHHQQQAAQNSLLPLLSSAVEPPDQKPLLPIPITQKPQGAPETLKDAIGIKKEKPKTSFVCTYCSKAFRDSYHLRRHESCHTGIKLVSRPKKTPTTVVPLISTIAGDSSRTSLVSTIAGILSTVTTSSSGTNPSSSASTTAMPVTQSVKKPSKPVKKNHACEMCGKAFRDVYHLNRHKLSHSDEKPFECPICNQRFKRKDRMTYHVRSHEGGITKPYTCSVCGKGFSRPDHLSCHVKHVHSTERPFKCQTCTAAFATKDRLRTHMVRHEGKVSCNICGKLLSAAYITSHLKTHGQSQSINCNTCKQGISKTCMSEETSNQKQQQQQQQQQQQQQQQQHVTSWPGKQVETLRLWEEAVKARKKEAANLCQTSTAATTPVTLTTPFNITSSVSSGTMSNPVTVAAAMSMRSPVNVSSAVNITSPMNIGHPVTITSPLSMTSPLTLTTPVNLPTPVTAPVNIAHPVTITSPMNLPTPMTLAAPLNIAMRPVESMPFLPQALPTSPPW, from the exons ATGGAGGCCAACTGGACCGCGTTCCTGTTCCAG GCCCATGAAGCTTCCCATCACCAACAGCAGGCAGCACAGAACAGTTTGCTGCCCCTCCTGAGCTCTGCTGTGGAGCCCCCTGATCAGAAACCCTTGCTTCCAATACCAATAACTCAGAAACCTCAGGGTGCACCAGAAACATTAAAGGATGCCATtgggattaaaaaagaaaaacccaaaacttCATTTGTGTGCACTTACTGCAGTAAAGCTTTCAGGGACAGCTATCACCTGAGGCGCCACGAATCCTGCCACACAGGGATCAAGTTGGTGTCCCGGCCAAAGAAAACCCCCACCACGGTGGTTCCCCTTATTTCTACCATCGCTGGGGACAGCAGCCGAACTTCGTTGGTCTCGACCATTGCAGGCATCTTGTCAACAGTCACTACATCTTCCTCGGGCACCAACCCCAGTAGCAGTGCCAGCACCACAGCTATGCCGGTGACCCAATCTGTCAAGAAACCCAGTAAGCCTGTCAAGAAGAACCATGCTTGTGAGATGTGTGGGAAGGCCTTCCGAGATGTGTACCATCTCAATCGGCACAAGCTCTCCCATTCAGATGAGAAGCCCTTCGAGTGTCCTATTTGTAATCAGCGCTTCAAGAGGAAGGACCGGATGACTTACCATGTGAGGTCTCATGAAGGAGGCATCACCAAACCCTATACTTGCAGTGTTTGTGGGAAAGGCTTCTCAAG GCCTGACCACTTAAGCTGTCACGTAAAACATGTCCATTCAACAGAAAGACCCTTCAAATGCCAA ACATGCACTGCTGCCTTTGCCACCAAAGACAGACTGCGGACACACATGGTGCGCCACGAAGGCAAGGTATCATGTAACATCTGTGGGAAGCTCCTGAGTGCAGCATACATCACCAGCCACTTAAAGACTCATGGGCAGAGCCAAAGTATCAACTGTAATACATGTAAACAAGGCATCAGTAAAA CATGCATGAGTGAAGAGACCAGTAaccaaaagcagcagcagcagcagcagcagcagcaacaacaacaacaacaacaacaacatgtgACAAGCTGGCCAGGAAAGCAGGTAGAAACACTGAGACTGTGGGAAGAAGCTGTTAAAGCAAGGAAGAAAG AAGCTGCTAACCTGTGCCAAACCTCGACGGCTGCTACGACACCTGTGACTCTCACTACTCCATTCAATATAACATCCTCTGTGTCGTCTGGAACTATGTCAAACCCAGTCACAGTGGCAGCTGCAATGAGCATGAGAAGTCCAGTAAATGTTTCAAGTGCAGTTAACATAACCAGCCCAATGAACATAGGGCATCCTGTAACTATAACCAGTCCATTATCCATGACCTCTCCTTTAACACTCACTACCCCAGTCAACCTCCCCACTCCCGTCACTGCCCCAGTGAATATAGCACACCCTGTCACCATCACATCTCCAATGAATCTGCCCACGCCTATGACATTAGCTGCCCCTCTCAATATAGCAATGAGACCTGTAGAGAGCATGCCTTTCTTGCCCCAAGCTTTGCCTACATCACCGCCTTGGTAA
- the VEZF1 gene encoding vascular endothelial zinc finger 1 isoform X6, producing the protein MPVTQSVKKPSKPVKKNHACEMCGKAFRDVYHLNRHKLSHSDEKPFECPICNQRFKRKDRMTYHVRSHEGGITKPYTCSVCGKGFSRPDHLSCHVKHVHSTERPFKCQTCTAAFATKDRLRTHMVRHEGKVSCNICGKLLSAAYITSHLKTHGQSQSINCNTCKQGISKTCMSEETSNQKQQQQQQQQQQQQQQQQHVTSWPGKQVETLRLWEEAVKARKKEAANLCQTSTAATTPVTLTTPFNITSSVSSGTMSNPVTVAAAMSMRSPVNVSSAVNITSPMNIGHPVTITSPLSMTSPLTLTTPVNLPTPVTAPVNIAHPVTITSPMNLPTPMTLAAPLNIAMRPVESMPFLPQALPTSPPW; encoded by the exons ATGCCGGTGACCCAATCTGTCAAGAAACCCAGTAAGCCTGTCAAGAAGAACCATGCTTGTGAGATGTGTGGGAAGGCCTTCCGAGATGTGTACCATCTCAATCGGCACAAGCTCTCCCATTCAGATGAGAAGCCCTTCGAGTGTCCTATTTGTAATCAGCGCTTCAAGAGGAAGGACCGGATGACTTACCATGTGAGGTCTCATGAAGGAGGCATCACCAAACCCTATACTTGCAGTGTTTGTGGGAAAGGCTTCTCAAG GCCTGACCACTTAAGCTGTCACGTAAAACATGTCCATTCAACAGAAAGACCCTTCAAATGCCAA ACATGCACTGCTGCCTTTGCCACCAAAGACAGACTGCGGACACACATGGTGCGCCACGAAGGCAAGGTATCATGTAACATCTGTGGGAAGCTCCTGAGTGCAGCATACATCACCAGCCACTTAAAGACTCATGGGCAGAGCCAAAGTATCAACTGTAATACATGTAAACAAGGCATCAGTAAAA CATGCATGAGTGAAGAGACCAGTAaccaaaagcagcagcagcagcagcagcagcagcaacaacaacaacaacaacaacaacatgtgACAAGCTGGCCAGGAAAGCAGGTAGAAACACTGAGACTGTGGGAAGAAGCTGTTAAAGCAAGGAAGAAAG AAGCTGCTAACCTGTGCCAAACCTCGACGGCTGCTACGACACCTGTGACTCTCACTACTCCATTCAATATAACATCCTCTGTGTCGTCTGGAACTATGTCAAACCCAGTCACAGTGGCAGCTGCAATGAGCATGAGAAGTCCAGTAAATGTTTCAAGTGCAGTTAACATAACCAGCCCAATGAACATAGGGCATCCTGTAACTATAACCAGTCCATTATCCATGACCTCTCCTTTAACACTCACTACCCCAGTCAACCTCCCCACTCCCGTCACTGCCCCAGTGAATATAGCACACCCTGTCACCATCACATCTCCAATGAATCTGCCCACGCCTATGACATTAGCTGCCCCTCTCAATATAGCAATGAGACCTGTAGAGAGCATGCCTTTCTTGCCCCAAGCTTTGCCTACATCACCGCCTTGGTAA
- the VEZF1 gene encoding vascular endothelial zinc finger 1 isoform X1, with amino-acid sequence MEANWTAFLFQAHEASHHQQQAAQNSLLPLLSSAVEPPDQKPLLPIPITQKPQGAPETLKDAIGIKKEKPKTSFVCTYCSKAFRDSYHLRRHESCHTGIKLVSRPKKTPTTVVPLISTIAGDSSRTSLVSTIAGILSTVTTSSSGTNPSSSASTTAMPVTQSVKKPSKPVKKNHACEMCGKAFRDVYHLNRHKLSHSDEKPFECPICNQRFKRKDRMTYHVRSHEGGITKPYTCSVCGKGFSRPDHLSCHVKHVHSTERPFKCQFSSLMQTCTAAFATKDRLRTHMVRHEGKVSCNICGKLLSAAYITSHLKTHGQSQSINCNTCKQGISKTCMSEETSNQKQQQQQQQQQQQQQQQQHVTSWPGKQVETLRLWEEAVKARKKEAANLCQTSTAATTPVTLTTPFNITSSVSSGTMSNPVTVAAAMSMRSPVNVSSAVNITSPMNIGHPVTITSPLSMTSPLTLTTPVNLPTPVTAPVNIAHPVTITSPMNLPTPMTLAAPLNIAMRPVESMPFLPQALPTSPPW; translated from the exons ATGGAGGCCAACTGGACCGCGTTCCTGTTCCAG GCCCATGAAGCTTCCCATCACCAACAGCAGGCAGCACAGAACAGTTTGCTGCCCCTCCTGAGCTCTGCTGTGGAGCCCCCTGATCAGAAACCCTTGCTTCCAATACCAATAACTCAGAAACCTCAGGGTGCACCAGAAACATTAAAGGATGCCATtgggattaaaaaagaaaaacccaaaacttCATTTGTGTGCACTTACTGCAGTAAAGCTTTCAGGGACAGCTATCACCTGAGGCGCCACGAATCCTGCCACACAGGGATCAAGTTGGTGTCCCGGCCAAAGAAAACCCCCACCACGGTGGTTCCCCTTATTTCTACCATCGCTGGGGACAGCAGCCGAACTTCGTTGGTCTCGACCATTGCAGGCATCTTGTCAACAGTCACTACATCTTCCTCGGGCACCAACCCCAGTAGCAGTGCCAGCACCACAGCTATGCCGGTGACCCAATCTGTCAAGAAACCCAGTAAGCCTGTCAAGAAGAACCATGCTTGTGAGATGTGTGGGAAGGCCTTCCGAGATGTGTACCATCTCAATCGGCACAAGCTCTCCCATTCAGATGAGAAGCCCTTCGAGTGTCCTATTTGTAATCAGCGCTTCAAGAGGAAGGACCGGATGACTTACCATGTGAGGTCTCATGAAGGAGGCATCACCAAACCCTATACTTGCAGTGTTTGTGGGAAAGGCTTCTCAAG GCCTGACCACTTAAGCTGTCACGTAAAACATGTCCATTCAACAGAAAGACCCTTCAAATGCCAA ttttcctccCTCATGCAGACATGCACTGCTGCCTTTGCCACCAAAGACAGACTGCGGACACACATGGTGCGCCACGAAGGCAAGGTATCATGTAACATCTGTGGGAAGCTCCTGAGTGCAGCATACATCACCAGCCACTTAAAGACTCATGGGCAGAGCCAAAGTATCAACTGTAATACATGTAAACAAGGCATCAGTAAAA CATGCATGAGTGAAGAGACCAGTAaccaaaagcagcagcagcagcagcagcagcagcaacaacaacaacaacaacaacaacatgtgACAAGCTGGCCAGGAAAGCAGGTAGAAACACTGAGACTGTGGGAAGAAGCTGTTAAAGCAAGGAAGAAAG AAGCTGCTAACCTGTGCCAAACCTCGACGGCTGCTACGACACCTGTGACTCTCACTACTCCATTCAATATAACATCCTCTGTGTCGTCTGGAACTATGTCAAACCCAGTCACAGTGGCAGCTGCAATGAGCATGAGAAGTCCAGTAAATGTTTCAAGTGCAGTTAACATAACCAGCCCAATGAACATAGGGCATCCTGTAACTATAACCAGTCCATTATCCATGACCTCTCCTTTAACACTCACTACCCCAGTCAACCTCCCCACTCCCGTCACTGCCCCAGTGAATATAGCACACCCTGTCACCATCACATCTCCAATGAATCTGCCCACGCCTATGACATTAGCTGCCCCTCTCAATATAGCAATGAGACCTGTAGAGAGCATGCCTTTCTTGCCCCAAGCTTTGCCTACATCACCGCCTTGGTAA
- the VEZF1 gene encoding vascular endothelial zinc finger 1 isoform X5, with product MPVTQSVKKPSKPVKKNHACEMCGKAFRDVYHLNRHKLSHSDEKPFECPICNQRFKRKDRMTYHVRSHEGGITKPYTCSVCGKGFSRPDHLSCHVKHVHSTERPFKCQFSSLMQTCTAAFATKDRLRTHMVRHEGKVSCNICGKLLSAAYITSHLKTHGQSQSINCNTCKQGISKTCMSEETSNQKQQQQQQQQQQQQQQQQHVTSWPGKQVETLRLWEEAVKARKKEAANLCQTSTAATTPVTLTTPFNITSSVSSGTMSNPVTVAAAMSMRSPVNVSSAVNITSPMNIGHPVTITSPLSMTSPLTLTTPVNLPTPVTAPVNIAHPVTITSPMNLPTPMTLAAPLNIAMRPVESMPFLPQALPTSPPW from the exons ATGCCGGTGACCCAATCTGTCAAGAAACCCAGTAAGCCTGTCAAGAAGAACCATGCTTGTGAGATGTGTGGGAAGGCCTTCCGAGATGTGTACCATCTCAATCGGCACAAGCTCTCCCATTCAGATGAGAAGCCCTTCGAGTGTCCTATTTGTAATCAGCGCTTCAAGAGGAAGGACCGGATGACTTACCATGTGAGGTCTCATGAAGGAGGCATCACCAAACCCTATACTTGCAGTGTTTGTGGGAAAGGCTTCTCAAG GCCTGACCACTTAAGCTGTCACGTAAAACATGTCCATTCAACAGAAAGACCCTTCAAATGCCAA ttttcctccCTCATGCAGACATGCACTGCTGCCTTTGCCACCAAAGACAGACTGCGGACACACATGGTGCGCCACGAAGGCAAGGTATCATGTAACATCTGTGGGAAGCTCCTGAGTGCAGCATACATCACCAGCCACTTAAAGACTCATGGGCAGAGCCAAAGTATCAACTGTAATACATGTAAACAAGGCATCAGTAAAA CATGCATGAGTGAAGAGACCAGTAaccaaaagcagcagcagcagcagcagcagcagcaacaacaacaacaacaacaacaacatgtgACAAGCTGGCCAGGAAAGCAGGTAGAAACACTGAGACTGTGGGAAGAAGCTGTTAAAGCAAGGAAGAAAG AAGCTGCTAACCTGTGCCAAACCTCGACGGCTGCTACGACACCTGTGACTCTCACTACTCCATTCAATATAACATCCTCTGTGTCGTCTGGAACTATGTCAAACCCAGTCACAGTGGCAGCTGCAATGAGCATGAGAAGTCCAGTAAATGTTTCAAGTGCAGTTAACATAACCAGCCCAATGAACATAGGGCATCCTGTAACTATAACCAGTCCATTATCCATGACCTCTCCTTTAACACTCACTACCCCAGTCAACCTCCCCACTCCCGTCACTGCCCCAGTGAATATAGCACACCCTGTCACCATCACATCTCCAATGAATCTGCCCACGCCTATGACATTAGCTGCCCCTCTCAATATAGCAATGAGACCTGTAGAGAGCATGCCTTTCTTGCCCCAAGCTTTGCCTACATCACCGCCTTGGTAA